One region of Glycine max cultivar Williams 82 chromosome 9, Glycine_max_v4.0, whole genome shotgun sequence genomic DNA includes:
- the LOC100795274 gene encoding tyrosine decarboxylase: MTMNPLDPQEFRRQGHMIIDFLADYYQNIANYPVLSHVEPGYLRELMPSFAPLNPEPIETILRDLQQHIVPGITHWQSPNYFAYFPSSGSTAGFLGEMLSTGFNLVGFNWVSSPAATELESIVMEWLGQVLKLPKAFLFSGSGGGVLLGTTCEAILVTLVAARDKVLSQIGRENICKLVVYVSDQTHCAVQKAAHIIGILPKNIRVVKTMKSTSFTLLPESLVSSIHTDVQKGLVPCYLCATVGTTSTTAIDPLGPLCKVAKEYGMWVHVDAAYAGSACICPEFRHLIDGVEGANSFSLNAHKWFLTNLDCCCLWVKDPASVIKSLSTNSVYLENSASDSNQVVDYKDWQITLSRRFRALKVWLVLRSYGVANLRNFLRSHVEMAKTFEGLVRMDKRFEIFVPRNLAVVCFRILPCAVARIGNGRVQNGYLTTEDAANEINRKLLDSINGSGLVYMTHAIVGGAFVIRCAIGATLTEKTHVIMAWKVVQEHADTILNH, translated from the coding sequence ATGACCATGAACCCTTTGGATCCACAAGAATTCAGGAGGCAAGGGCACATGATCATTGACTTCCTTGCTGATTATTACCAGAACATTGCCAACTATCCAGTGTTGAGCCATGTAGAACCAGGTTATCTTAGAGAACTCATGCCATCTTTTGCACCTCTCAACCCTGAACCAATTGAAACCATCCTTCGAGATTTGCAGCAGCACATAGTCCCTGGCATAACACACTGGCAAAGCCCTAATTACTTTGCTTACTTTCCCTCCAGCGGTAGCACAGCAGGGTTTCTTGGTGAGATGCTGAGCACAGGGTTCAACTTGGTAGGGTTCAATTGGGTGTCTTCACCAGCAGCAACAGAATTAGAAAGCATTGTCATGGAGTGGCTAGGTCAGGTTCTGAAGCTCCCAAAGGCTTTTCTCTTTTCAGGTAGTGGTGGAGGTGTGCTGCTAGGTACAACATGTGAGGCCATTTTGGTCACACTAGTTGCTGCTAGGGATAAAGTACTTAGCCAAATTGGTAGAGAAAATATTTGCAAGCTTGTTGTTTATGTCTCTGATCAAACACATTGTGCTGTACAGAAAGCAGCTCATATAATAGGAATTCTCCCCAAAAATATTAGGGTTGTCAAGACTATGAAGTCAACTTCATTCACTTTGTTGCCAGAGTCACTGGTATCTTCCATTCACACAGATGTTCAAAAAGGATTGGTTCCTTGTTATCTTTGTGCCACTGTGGGAACAACTTCAACCACTGCAATTGATCCATTAGGACCACTGTGCAAGGTGGCAAAAGAATATGGCATGTGGGTCCATGTTGATGCTGCTTATGCTGGAAGTGCATGCATTTGTCCTGAGTTCAGACACTTGATTGATGGAGTTGAGGGTGCAAACTCTTTCAGTCTCAATGCTCACAAGTGGTTTCTCACTAACTTAGATTGTTGCTGTCTTTGGGTGAAGGATCCAGCTTCTGTGATTAAGTCCCTATCAACAAATTCAGTGTACTTAGAAAACAGTGCTTCTGATTCAAATCAAGTGGTGGACTACAAGGACTGGCAGATAACCTTGAGCAGAAGATTCCGTGCACTCAAAGTTTGGCTTGTTCTGAGAAGCTATGGTGTTGCTAATCTCAGAAACTTCCTCAGAAGCCACGTTGAAATGGCTAAGACTTTTGAAGGGTTGGTAAGAATGGATAAGAGGTTTGAGATTTTTGTGCCTAGAAATCTTGCTGTGGTTTGCTTTAGGATTTTACCTTGTGCAGTTGCAAGGATTGGTAATGGTAGGGTCCAAAATGGATATCTAACAACTGAGGATGCTGCAAATGAAATCAACCGCAAATTGCTTGATTCAATAAATGGTTCAGGACTTGTGTACATGACTCATGCAATTGTTGGAGGGGCTTTCGTTATTAGGTGTGCCATAGGAGCAACTTTAACTGAGAAAACACATGTCATCATGGCCTGGAAAGTGGTGCAGGAACATGCAGATACAATTCTAAACCATTAA
- the LOC100306074 gene encoding uncharacterized protein LOC100306074 precursor — MDHHFTSETSLIILLLITSLSSLATATNINIVHHDLQSDITEFCKKTTNPALCAETIHPHFLKNRIEPFKALDIEVDATLAKAKKTLANIQTLESKTGTTKSSKDSFDICKDQYKSMLDAIKETKAAIANKDIITAKFKFSAVLSFQAACKDAFEDGKIPFFEDSDAVYNLGGNCLDIIADMEKAQGPQKMPPVQQSAPSAFSNVIGTVS, encoded by the coding sequence ATGGATCACCATTTCACTTCAGAAACCTCTCTCATTATTCTTCTCCTCATCACATCCCTCTCCTCCCTTGCCACCGCCACCAACATCAATATCGTCCACCACGACCTCCAATCCGACATCACCGAATTCTGCAAGAAAACCACCAACCCCGCCCTCTGTGCCGAGACCATCCATCCCCACTTCCTCAAGAACAGAATCGAGCCCTTCAAGGCGCTCGACATAGAAGTGGACGCCACCCTGGCGAAGGCAAAAAAAACCCTAGCCAACATTCAAACCCTAGAATCCAAAACGGGCACCACCAAATCGTCCAAGGACTCGTTCGACATTTGCAAGGACCAGTACAAGAGCATGCTCGACGCCATCAAGGAAACCAAAGCCGCGATTGCTAATAAGGACATCATCACGGCTAAGTTCAAGTTCAGTGCTGTTTTGTCGTTCCAAGCGGCGTGCAAGGACGCGTTTGAAGATGGGAAAATCCCGTTCTTTGAAGACTCCGACGCGGTTTACAACCTGGGAGGGAATTGCTTGGATATTATCGCTGATATGGAGAAAGCTCAGGGTCCTCAGAAAATGCCACCGGTGCAACAAAGTGCCCCTTCTGCATTTAGCAACGTCATCGGAACCGTCTCATAA
- the LOC102668456 gene encoding uncharacterized protein, protein MAFAFTFTKTLILLVSLSSLLLQTHAARGPRTVQARLYSLCKPTTNVGLCYRTILPEVLGLPRFNYYKALEVEMLVTQKQVEKTSKLISVLLARPGNSKDLGDSLQICKEQYGNIMDSMAEAKNQVAQRNVIEARFKFSSVVSYYESCNDSFTKGTSPIVEEAQGVYDLAGNCLDIMKAIQDRESRRRRGTGPVTSP, encoded by the exons ATGGCTTTCGCTTTCACTTTCACCAAAACCCTAATTCTCTTGGTCTCCCTCTCCTCCCTCCTCCTCCAAACCCACGCGGCCCGCGGCCCCCGCACCGTCCAGGCCCGCCTCTACAGCCTCTGCAAGCCCACCACCAATGTTGGGCTGTGCTACAGGACCATCCTGCCGGAGGTGCTGGGCCTGCCCCGCTTCAACTATTACAAGGCCCTCGAGGTGGAGATGCTCGTGACCCAGAAACAG GTGGAGAAAACCTCGAAGTTGATAAGCGTGCTCCTGGCGAGGCCCGGAAACTCGAAGGATCTCGGCGACTCACTCCAGATTTGTAAGGAGCAGTACGGCAACATCATGGACTCGATGGCGGAGGCCAAAAACCAAGTGGCTCAGCGCAACGTCATAGAGGCACGTTTCAAGTTCAGCTCCGTTGTATCCTACTATGAAAGTTGCAATGATTCCTTCACCAAAGGGACCTCGCCGATTGTCGAGGAGGCGCAGGGCGTGTACGACCTCGCCGGAAACTGCTTGGACATCATGAAAGCCATTCAAGATAGAGAGAGTCGTCGCCGTCGAGGTACGGGCCCGGTTACAAGCCCATAA
- the LOC100800037 gene encoding patatin-like protein 3, with protein sequence MATMSASSMNLNMIDSNFEVDKLTYEIFSILENNFLFGYGHTENRTNLVNFPLKDAKPVKHAAGKVRILCIDGAGATDGILAAKSLAHLEACLRRKSGEANARVADFFDAAAGSGIGGVLAALLFTRGKDGRPLCTAEEALRFLTDNRRRISRRSGILRRVLRPAEKLFRKTFGECTLKDTVKPVLIPCYDLVTRAPFVFSRADALEVDGFDFKMRDVCAATSADPSSAGPTEMLSVDGRTRIVAVDGGVAMNNPTAAAITHVLNNKHEFPFCNGVSDLLVLSLGNGESDFNAVKSPSGFVRIAGEGASDMVDQAVSMAFGECRMSNYVRIQSNGIMANKGTQAKSCKTASDLLSISEEMLAQKNVESLLFKGKKVAENTNMDKLELFGGELIKEQERRKTSILPTVVLKNNNASPSPSRTSSATTLSTLSSTS encoded by the exons ATGGCAACAATGTCCGCATCTTCAATGAACCTTAACATGATTGACTCTAACTTCGAAGTCGACAAGCTCACCTACGAAATCTTTTCCATTTTGGAGAACAATTTCCTTTTCGGCTACGGCCACACCGAAAATCGCACCAATTTGGTTAATTTTCCGCTGAAAGACGCGAAACCGGTGAAACACGCCGCCGGCAAGGTCCGCATCCTCTGCATTGACGGCGCCGGCGCCACCGACGGCATCCTCGCCGCGAAGTCCCTCGCGCACCTCGAGGCTTGCCTCCGCCGCAAGTCCGGCGAAGCGAACGCTCGTGTCGCCGACTTCTTCGACGCCGCTGCTGGCTCCGGCATTGGCGGCGTCCTCGCCGCACTGCTCTTCACGCGCGGCAAGGACGGCCGGCCGCTGTGCACCGCCGAGGAGGCGCTGCGGTTCCTCACCGACAACCGCCGCAGGATCTCGCGGCGGTCGGGGATTCTCCGTCGTGTTCTCCGGCCGGCGGAGAAGCTCTTCCGCAAGACGTTTGGAGAGTGCACGCTGAAGGACACGGTGAAGCCCGTGCTGATCCCGTGCTACGACCTCGTCACGCGCGCACCGTTCGTTTTCTCGCGCGCCGACGCGCTGGAAGTGGACGGCTTCGATTTCAAGATGCGCGACGTGTGCGCCGCCACGTCAGCGGACCCCTCCTCTGCGGGCCCCACCGAGATGCTGTCCGTCGACGGCAGGACCAGGATCGTCGCCGTCGATGGAGGCGTCGCCATGAACAATCCAACGGCTGCCGCCATCACGCACGTGCTCAATAACAAACACGAGTTCCCGTTCTGTAACGGCGTTTCCGACCTCCTCGTACTCTCCCTCGGTAACGGAGAGTCAGACTTTAACGCCGTTAAGTCACCCTCTGGCTTCGTAAGGATCGCTGGCGAAGGAGCTTCCGATATG GTTGATCAAGCCGTATCGATGGCATTTGGTGAGTGTCGGATGAGCAATTATGTGAGAATTCAGTCAAACGGAATCATGGCAAACAAGGGCACACAAGCCAAGTCCTGCAAAACGGCGTCGGATTTGTTATCTATTTCGGAGGAGATGTTGGCACAGAAGAACGTTGAGTCCCTTTTGTTCAAGGGGAAGAAGGTGGCGGAGAACACCAACATGGACAAGTTGGAGTTGTTTGGGGGAGAGTTAATTAAGGaacaagagagaagaaaaaccaGCATTTTACCAACGGTGGTGTTGAAGAACAACAATGCCTCACCTTCCCCCAGCAGAACTTCCTCTGCCACTACCTTGTCCACTTTGTCTTCGACTAGTTAA
- the LOC100499750 gene encoding GLTP domain-containing protein, producing the protein MAEGNGDKTLRKIAEAFKDLANVVTDSQSAEVKVSPFSHACSLVSPLFGCLGVAFKFAEMDYVAKVNDLVEASKCVQNLQSLIELDVQANTVRKGGSHTRNLLRVKRGLDMVRVLFEQILVTEGNSLRNPASKAYEQVFAPHHGWAIRKAVSVGMYVLPTKEQLLKKLNEDEASAKGHMQSYVTASALLIQYIDKLFVSRDLGIDW; encoded by the exons ATGGCAGAAGGGAACGGTGACAAAACTCTGCGAAAGATCGCAGAAGCATTCAAGGACCTTGCAAACGTTGTCACCGATTCTCAGAGCGCAGAGGTTAAGGTTTCCCCCTTCTCACATGCCTGCTCTCTCGTTTCCCCTCTCTTTGGTTGCTTGGGCGTTGCCTTCAAGTTCGCCGAAATGGATTACGTCGCAAAG GTTAATGATCTGGTAGAGGCGTCTAAGTGTGTTCAGAATTTGCAGTCTCTGATTGAACTGGATGTGCAAGCTAACACTGTTAGGAAGGGAGGTAGCCATACGCGGAATCTGCTCAGAGTGAAGCGCGGACTTGACATGGTCAGAGTGCTCTTTGAGCAGATTCTTGTTACAGA GGGCAATTCCCTTAGGAATCCAGCTTCCAAAGCTTACGAACAGGTGTTTGCACCTCACCATGGTTGGGCAATCAGGAAGGCTGTTTCCGTGGGAATGTATGTCCTTCCTACAAAGGAACAGCTTCTGAAGAAACTTAATGAGGATG AGGCGTCAGCAAAAGGCCACATGCAAAGTTATGTCACTGCTTCCGCGCTTCTAATCCAATACATTGACAAACTCTTTGTTTCTAGGGACTTGGGAATAGATTGGTGA
- the LOC100499750 gene encoding GLTP domain-containing protein isoform X1 — translation MAEGNGDKTLRKIAEAFKDLANVVTDSQSAEVKVSPFSHACSLVSPLFGCLGVAFKFAEMDYVAKSLIELDVQANTVRKGGSHTRNLLRVKRGLDMVRVLFEQILVTEGNSLRNPASKAYEQVFAPHHGWAIRKAVSVGMYVLPTKEQLLKKLNEDEASAKGHMQSYVTASALLIQYIDKLFVSRDLGIDW, via the exons ATGGCAGAAGGGAACGGTGACAAAACTCTGCGAAAGATCGCAGAAGCATTCAAGGACCTTGCAAACGTTGTCACCGATTCTCAGAGCGCAGAGGTTAAGGTTTCCCCCTTCTCACATGCCTGCTCTCTCGTTTCCCCTCTCTTTGGTTGCTTGGGCGTTGCCTTCAAGTTCGCCGAAATGGATTACGTCGCAAAG TCTCTGATTGAACTGGATGTGCAAGCTAACACTGTTAGGAAGGGAGGTAGCCATACGCGGAATCTGCTCAGAGTGAAGCGCGGACTTGACATGGTCAGAGTGCTCTTTGAGCAGATTCTTGTTACAGA GGGCAATTCCCTTAGGAATCCAGCTTCCAAAGCTTACGAACAGGTGTTTGCACCTCACCATGGTTGGGCAATCAGGAAGGCTGTTTCCGTGGGAATGTATGTCCTTCCTACAAAGGAACAGCTTCTGAAGAAACTTAATGAGGATG AGGCGTCAGCAAAAGGCCACATGCAAAGTTATGTCACTGCTTCCGCGCTTCTAATCCAATACATTGACAAACTCTTTGTTTCTAGGGACTTGGGAATAGATTGGTGA